In Massilia violaceinigra, one DNA window encodes the following:
- the ccoN gene encoding cytochrome-c oxidase, cbb3-type subunit I, whose amino-acid sequence MDRALNYNNKIVRYFTIATVFWGVIGMLVGVFIAAQLAWPALNFDIAWLSYGRLRPLHTNAVIFAFGINGLFATSYWVVQRTCQVRLFSDTLSMMTFWGWQAILVLATITLPMGFTRGKEYAELEWPIALLITVVWVIYAIVFFGTIVKRKVKHIYVANWFFGGYILAVAILHIVNGAVMPASFWKSYSAYAGVQDAMIQWWYGHNAVGFILTAGYLGMVYYFIPKQAERPVYSYRLSIVHFWALIFTYMWAGPHHLHYTALPDWTQSIGMVFSLILLAPSWGGMINGIMTLSGAWHKLRSDPILKFLIVSLSFYGIATFEGPMMSIKTINALSHYTDWTVAHVHAGALGWVGFITMGSIYYLIPRLAGKTEMWSVRLIDTHFWVATIGIVLYISSMWIAGVMQGLMWRAVNSDGTLTYTFVEGVKATYPYYVIRVGGGLLYLTGMLLMAYNTYRTMRNTVSEDARIPTLLPAHA is encoded by the coding sequence GTGGACAGAGCTTTAAATTACAACAACAAGATCGTCAGGTACTTCACGATCGCCACCGTCTTTTGGGGCGTGATCGGCATGCTGGTCGGCGTGTTCATCGCCGCGCAGCTGGCCTGGCCGGCCCTCAATTTCGACATCGCCTGGTTAAGCTACGGGCGTCTGCGTCCGCTGCATACCAACGCCGTCATTTTCGCATTCGGCATCAACGGTTTGTTTGCGACCTCGTACTGGGTGGTGCAGCGCACCTGCCAGGTGCGCCTGTTCTCGGACACGCTGTCGATGATGACCTTCTGGGGCTGGCAGGCGATCCTGGTGCTGGCCACCATCACGCTGCCGATGGGTTTCACGCGCGGCAAGGAATACGCCGAGCTGGAATGGCCCATCGCGCTGCTGATCACGGTGGTCTGGGTGATCTACGCGATCGTCTTCTTCGGCACCATCGTCAAGCGCAAGGTCAAGCACATCTACGTGGCCAACTGGTTCTTCGGCGGGTATATCCTGGCCGTGGCGATTCTCCACATCGTCAACGGCGCGGTCATGCCGGCCTCGTTCTGGAAGTCCTACTCGGCCTACGCCGGCGTGCAGGACGCGATGATTCAATGGTGGTACGGCCACAATGCGGTCGGCTTCATCCTCACCGCCGGCTACCTGGGCATGGTCTACTACTTCATTCCGAAACAGGCCGAGCGCCCGGTGTACTCGTACCGCCTGTCGATCGTCCACTTCTGGGCCCTGATCTTCACCTATATGTGGGCGGGACCGCACCACCTGCACTACACCGCGCTGCCCGACTGGACCCAGTCGATCGGCATGGTGTTCTCGCTGATCCTGTTGGCGCCATCGTGGGGCGGAATGATCAACGGGATCATGACCCTGTCGGGCGCCTGGCACAAGCTGCGCTCGGACCCGATCCTCAAATTCCTGATCGTGTCGCTGTCGTTCTACGGTATCGCCACCTTCGAAGGCCCGATGATGTCGATCAAGACCATCAACGCGCTGTCGCACTACACCGACTGGACCGTCGCCCACGTGCACGCCGGCGCCCTGGGCTGGGTCGGATTCATCACCATGGGTTCGATCTACTACCTGATCCCGCGCCTGGCCGGCAAGACGGAAATGTGGAGCGTGCGCCTGATCGACACCCACTTCTGGGTCGCGACCATCGGCATCGTGCTGTACATCTCCTCGATGTGGATCGCCGGCGTGATGCAGGGCCTGATGTGGCGCGCGGTCAATAGCGACGGCACCTTGACGTACACCTTCGTCGAAGGGGTCAAGGCGACCTATCCGTACTACGTGATCCGCGTCGGCGGCGGCCTGCTGTACCTGACCGGCATGCTGCTGATGGCCTATAACACGTACCGGACGATGCGCAATACCGTCAGCGAAGACGCGCGCATTCCCACCCTTTTACCTGCACACGCCTGA
- the ccoG gene encoding cytochrome c oxidase accessory protein CcoG — protein sequence MTEAAAKPVVIRMYAAREEIYPREAKGRYASLRWACVWITQLVFYGLPWLNWNGRQAVLFDLGARKFYIFGMVLWPQDFIYLAALLIIAAYLLFLVTAIAGRVWCGFACPQTVYTEIFMWIERKIEGARSARIRLDRQPWTADKLARKTAKHLAWGVVALFTGFSFVAYFAPVRSLLSNIGAFALGPWEWFWIGFYAFATYGNAGWLREQVCKYMCPYARFQSAMFDKDTLIVTYDQERGEPRGALNPKATPQDAKKKGDCIDCNMCVQVCPTGIDIRKGLQYECIGCAACVDACNGVMDKIDLSRGLIRYSTDNAMDNKWSARRIGQRILRTRVLIYTALLVLIVAGFGTALALRTPLKLDVIRDRGSMGREVGDGMIENVYRLQIMNTAETGHTFRIKVSGIDSVRLATTDQAVLDGASTRAVPVRVQVERSAAARGAAAPGSNHIEFELTAVDDPSLSVREKAVFIVPK from the coding sequence ATGACAGAGGCCGCCGCCAAGCCGGTTGTGATCCGGATGTATGCCGCGCGCGAGGAAATCTATCCGCGCGAAGCGAAGGGGCGCTATGCCAGCTTGCGCTGGGCGTGCGTGTGGATCACCCAGTTGGTGTTCTACGGCTTGCCCTGGCTGAACTGGAACGGCCGCCAGGCCGTCCTGTTCGACCTCGGGGCGCGCAAGTTCTACATCTTCGGCATGGTGTTGTGGCCGCAGGACTTCATCTACCTGGCGGCGCTGCTGATCATCGCCGCCTACCTTCTGTTTCTCGTCACCGCCATCGCGGGGCGGGTGTGGTGCGGCTTTGCCTGTCCGCAGACGGTCTACACCGAGATCTTCATGTGGATCGAGCGCAAAATCGAAGGCGCGCGCAGCGCCCGCATCCGCCTCGACCGCCAGCCCTGGACCGCCGACAAGCTGGCACGCAAAACCGCCAAGCATCTGGCCTGGGGTGTGGTGGCGCTGTTTACGGGCTTTAGTTTCGTGGCGTACTTTGCCCCGGTGCGTTCGCTCCTGTCGAATATCGGCGCCTTTGCGCTGGGACCGTGGGAATGGTTCTGGATCGGCTTCTACGCGTTCGCCACCTACGGCAACGCCGGCTGGCTGCGCGAGCAGGTGTGCAAATATATGTGTCCGTACGCGCGCTTCCAGAGCGCCATGTTCGACAAGGACACCCTGATCGTCACCTACGACCAGGAACGGGGCGAACCGCGCGGCGCGCTCAATCCCAAGGCCACGCCGCAGGACGCGAAAAAGAAGGGCGATTGCATCGACTGCAATATGTGCGTGCAGGTGTGCCCGACCGGGATCGACATCCGCAAGGGCTTGCAGTACGAATGCATCGGCTGCGCCGCATGCGTGGACGCCTGCAACGGCGTGATGGACAAGATCGACCTGTCGCGCGGGCTGATTCGCTACTCGACCGACAACGCAATGGACAACAAGTGGTCGGCCAGGCGCATCGGCCAGCGCATCTTGCGCACCCGGGTGCTGATCTACACCGCGCTGCTGGTGCTGATCGTGGCCGGTTTCGGCACCGCGCTGGCGCTGCGCACGCCGCTCAAGCTCGATGTGATCCGTGACCGCGGCTCGATGGGGCGCGAAGTGGGCGACGGCATGATCGAAAACGTGTACCGCCTGCAGATCATGAATACCGCCGAAACCGGGCATACCTTCCGCATCAAGGTGTCGGGCATCGATTCGGTGCGCCTGGCCACGACCGACCAGGCCGTGCTCGATGGCGCCAGCACGCGCGCGGTGCCGGTGCGGGTGCAGGTCGAACGCAGCGCGGCGGCGCGCGGCGCGGCGGCGCCCGGATCGAACCACATCGAGTTCGAACTGACGGCGGTGGACGACCCGTCGCTCAGCGTGCGTGAAAAAGCCGTGTTCATCGTGCCAAAATAA
- the ccoO gene encoding cytochrome-c oxidase, cbb3-type subunit II, which yields MKFSHELIEKNPWLLIGLVLLVVSFGGLVEIVPLFFQKSTTEPVAGLKPYSALRLVGRDIYVREGCYNCHSQMIRPFRAETERYGHYSVAGEFVYDRPFQWGSKRTGPDLARVGGRYSDEWHRTHLDNPRDVVPESNMPGYPWLAKTRLVPAEVIPKMRALQRLSTPYSEQDIAQAPATLADKTEQDALIAYLQGLGIQIKTRN from the coding sequence ATGAAATTTTCACATGAATTGATCGAGAAGAATCCCTGGCTGCTGATCGGACTGGTTTTACTGGTCGTTTCCTTCGGCGGCCTGGTGGAAATCGTTCCCCTGTTCTTCCAGAAATCGACCACCGAGCCGGTGGCCGGACTGAAACCGTATTCGGCGCTGCGCCTGGTGGGCCGCGACATCTACGTGCGCGAAGGCTGCTACAACTGCCACTCGCAGATGATCCGTCCGTTCCGCGCCGAGACCGAGCGCTATGGCCACTACTCGGTGGCCGGCGAATTCGTCTACGACCGGCCGTTCCAGTGGGGTTCCAAGCGCACCGGTCCCGACCTGGCGCGCGTCGGTGGCCGCTACAGCGACGAATGGCACCGCACCCACCTGGACAACCCGCGCGACGTGGTGCCGGAGTCAAACATGCCCGGCTATCCGTGGCTGGCCAAGACCCGGCTGGTGCCGGCCGAGGTGATTCCGAAAATGCGCGCCCTGCAGCGTCTGTCGACGCCGTACTCGGAACAAGACATCGCCCAGGCCCCGGCCACGCTGGCCGACAAGACCGAGCAGGATGCCCTGATCGCCTATTTGCAGGGCCTCGGCATCCAGATCAAGACGAGGAACTGA
- the fnr gene encoding fumarate/nitrate reduction transcriptional regulator Fnr, whose protein sequence is MPQPLPFVPAAILNVAALKASCAGCSMHQLCLPMGLENDDITRLDNIIGKRRRVLRDERLYQMDEPFRNLYAIRFGHFKTYQVNAGGEQQITGFQMAGELLGMDAISGDRHHCDAVALEDSEVCEIPFERLEELFGEVPTLLRHFHRIMSQEITREQNVMLLLGNMRAEQRFAVFLVNLSARYAARGYSATSFQLRMSREDIGNYLGLTIESISRLLSRFKKQGWIGVDKREMTLLDPAMLKALAAGTEQCSPMA, encoded by the coding sequence ATGCCCCAGCCTCTTCCATTCGTTCCCGCAGCCATTTTGAACGTCGCCGCGCTCAAGGCCAGCTGCGCGGGATGCAGCATGCACCAGCTGTGCCTGCCGATGGGACTCGAAAACGACGATATCACCCGACTCGACAACATCATCGGCAAGCGTCGCCGCGTCTTGCGCGACGAGCGCCTGTACCAGATGGACGAGCCGTTCCGCAACCTGTACGCCATCCGCTTCGGCCACTTCAAGACCTACCAGGTCAATGCGGGCGGCGAGCAGCAGATCACGGGTTTCCAGATGGCCGGCGAACTGCTGGGCATGGACGCCATCAGCGGCGACCGCCACCATTGCGACGCGGTCGCGCTCGAAGACAGCGAAGTGTGCGAGATTCCATTCGAACGCCTGGAAGAACTGTTCGGCGAGGTGCCCACCCTGCTGCGCCATTTCCACCGCATCATGAGCCAGGAAATCACGCGCGAGCAAAATGTGATGCTGTTGCTGGGAAATATGCGGGCCGAGCAGCGCTTTGCGGTGTTCCTGGTCAACCTGTCGGCACGCTACGCGGCGCGCGGCTACTCGGCCACCAGTTTCCAGCTGCGCATGTCGCGCGAAGATATCGGCAACTACCTCGGCCTGACCATCGAAAGCATCAGCCGCCTGCTGTCGCGCTTCAAGAAACAGGGCTGGATCGGCGTCGACAAGCGCGAAATGACCCTGCTCGACCCGGCCATGCTCAAGGCGCTGGCCGCCGGCACCGAGCAGTGCAGCCCGATGGCGTAA
- a CDS encoding FixH family protein, with amino-acid sequence MQTASPLIPSIGPWYKHRWPWLLMLGPAIVVVAGVNLGFVAYRGQDAMVVDDYYTKGKAINQDLRRDRVASAMRLGFDARYDPATERLAGTLTSGGQALSAPFSIHLAHATQPQKDRKLDVIPDAAGRFSVALPLLERARWQVVVEGGKRDWRLAAAWHWPREQALAIKADAADLAH; translated from the coding sequence ATGCAAACCGCCTCACCTCTGATTCCCTCCATCGGCCCGTGGTACAAGCACCGCTGGCCATGGCTCCTGATGCTCGGCCCCGCCATCGTGGTGGTGGCCGGCGTGAACCTTGGTTTCGTCGCCTACCGCGGCCAGGATGCGATGGTGGTCGACGACTACTACACGAAGGGCAAGGCGATCAACCAGGACTTGCGGCGCGACCGCGTGGCCAGCGCCATGCGCCTGGGGTTCGACGCGCGCTATGATCCGGCCACGGAAAGGCTGGCCGGTACCCTGACCAGCGGCGGACAGGCCTTGAGCGCGCCGTTCAGCATCCACCTGGCGCACGCCACCCAGCCGCAGAAGGACCGCAAGCTGGACGTGATTCCGGATGCGGCTGGGCGTTTTTCGGTGGCGTTGCCGCTGCTGGAACGGGCGCGCTGGCAGGTGGTGGTTGAAGGCGGTAAGCGTGACTGGCGTCTGGCTGCGGCCTGGCACTGGCCGCGCGAGCAGGCGCTGGCGATCAAGGCCGACGCTGCGGACCTTGCTCACTGA
- the ccoP gene encoding cytochrome-c oxidase, cbb3-type subunit III, whose protein sequence is MADFTSGFWDLYIIVITVLAILGCGVLLWSQSTHKVEPGSDGTTGHVWDEDLTELNTPLPRWWMWLFYITIVFALVYLVLYPGLGSYAGKLGWKSSGAYQEELVKADADYGPLFAKYASQDLKAVAADPQAHAIGERMFLTYCAQCHGSDARGNKGYPDLTDKDWLYGGEPSVIKATIMKGRNGMMPPMGAAVGSEADIENVAHYVKSLSGLTADPIKVSFGKTKFGACIACHGAGGVGNQALGAPNLSDKVWLYGGSAETIMETIRKGRTNTMPSFHEFLGESKVHVLAAYVWSLSNDPAPASLAAAPGVAQK, encoded by the coding sequence ATGGCTGATTTCACCAGCGGTTTCTGGGACCTGTACATCATCGTCATCACGGTGCTGGCAATCCTTGGCTGCGGCGTGCTGCTGTGGTCCCAGTCGACCCACAAGGTCGAACCGGGCAGCGACGGCACCACCGGCCACGTGTGGGACGAAGACCTGACCGAACTCAATACGCCGCTGCCGCGCTGGTGGATGTGGCTGTTCTACATCACCATCGTGTTCGCGCTGGTGTACCTGGTGCTGTACCCGGGGCTGGGCAGCTACGCCGGCAAATTGGGCTGGAAGTCGAGCGGCGCCTACCAGGAAGAACTGGTCAAGGCCGATGCCGACTACGGTCCCCTGTTCGCCAAATACGCCAGCCAGGATCTGAAAGCGGTGGCGGCCGACCCGCAGGCGCACGCGATCGGCGAGCGCATGTTCCTGACCTACTGCGCGCAGTGCCACGGCTCCGACGCGCGCGGCAACAAGGGCTATCCCGACCTGACCGACAAGGACTGGCTGTACGGCGGCGAGCCTTCGGTGATCAAGGCGACCATCATGAAGGGCCGTAACGGCATGATGCCGCCGATGGGCGCGGCGGTCGGCTCGGAAGCCGATATCGAGAACGTGGCGCACTACGTCAAGAGCCTGTCCGGGCTGACCGCCGATCCGATCAAGGTCTCCTTCGGCAAGACGAAGTTCGGCGCCTGCATCGCCTGCCACGGCGCCGGCGGCGTCGGCAACCAGGCACTGGGCGCGCCCAACCTGTCCGACAAGGTCTGGCTGTACGGCGGCAGCGCCGAGACGATCATGGAAACGATCCGCAAGGGCCGCACCAACACCATGCCGTCCTTCCACGAGTTCCTGGGCGAATCCAAGGTCCACGTGCTGGCCGCCTATGTATGGAGCCTGTCCAACGATCCGGCGCCGGCGAGCCTGGCGGCGGCGCCCGGGGTGGCGCAAAAATGA
- a CDS encoding cbb3-type cytochrome oxidase subunit 3 produces the protein MAIEHIFDSASSIMTVISFTTFLGILLWTFVLKGGKDFETQAALPFAGDAGDNAGESGHG, from the coding sequence ATGGCAATCGAACATATTTTTGACAGCGCGAGCAGCATCATGACCGTCATCAGCTTCACCACCTTCCTCGGCATCTTGCTGTGGACCTTCGTCCTCAAGGGCGGCAAGGACTTCGAGACGCAGGCGGCGCTGCCGTTTGCGGGCGATGCCGGCGACAACGCGGGGGAGAGCGGTCATGGCTGA
- a CDS encoding cation transporting ATPase C-terminal domain-containing protein, whose amino-acid sequence MERRAPTHVPAAASPPRRAPHRRRRPNRVRWMIAANALAALLVVICVPGLAAVFHFTPLSAAQLVSAGAIGLSLVLWSALLGLAQRLRR is encoded by the coding sequence ATGGAACGCCGCGCGCCAACCCATGTTCCTGCTGCCGCCTCGCCGCCCCGACGCGCCCCTCATCGGCGGCGCCGGCCCAACCGGGTGCGGTGGATGATCGCCGCGAACGCCCTCGCCGCGCTGCTGGTCGTGATCTGCGTGCCCGGGCTGGCGGCCGTGTTTCATTTCACGCCATTAAGTGCCGCACAACTGGTATCGGCGGGCGCTATTGGTCTTTCCCTTGTTCTTTGGTCGGCGCTGTTGGGACTTGCACAACGCCTGCGCAGATAA
- a CDS encoding DEAD/DEAH box helicase encodes MSFDSLGLIDPLVRTLDALGYSTPTPVQAQAIPAVLAGRDMMAAAQTGTGKTAGFALPLLQRLTLQGQVGANAVRVLVLVPTRELAEQVHESFRAYGAGLPLRTHVAYGGVSINPQMMKLRKGLDVLVATPGRLLDLYRQNAVKFDQLETLVLDEADRMLDLGFSRELDAVFAALPKKRQTLLFSATFSDEIRALAGKLLIDPLSIEVSPRNSTVKRIRQWVVPVDKKRKPELFLYLLKKHRWGQVLVFVKTRKGVDQLVETLQAQGIAADSIHGDKPQPARLRALDRFKAGEAKILVATDVAARGLDIDDLPQVVNFDLPIVAEDYIHRTGRTGRAGASGEAVSLVCADEVQLLAAIEILTKQTLERIEEPGFSPEHRVPVTNTAGEVLKKPKKPKKAKITGEVSTVDVRFRPR; translated from the coding sequence ATGTCTTTTGATTCCCTCGGTCTGATCGATCCCCTCGTGCGCACACTGGACGCGCTCGGCTACAGCACCCCCACCCCGGTGCAGGCGCAAGCCATTCCGGCCGTGCTGGCCGGACGCGACATGATGGCGGCCGCCCAGACCGGCACCGGCAAGACCGCCGGCTTCGCCCTGCCCCTGCTGCAGCGCCTGACCCTGCAGGGCCAGGTCGGCGCCAACGCGGTGCGCGTGCTGGTGCTGGTGCCCACCCGCGAGCTGGCCGAACAGGTGCACGAAAGTTTCCGTGCCTACGGGGCCGGCTTGCCGCTGCGGACCCACGTCGCCTACGGCGGCGTCAGCATCAATCCGCAGATGATGAAGCTGCGCAAGGGCCTCGATGTGCTGGTGGCCACGCCCGGCCGCCTGCTCGACCTGTACCGCCAGAACGCGGTCAAGTTCGACCAGCTCGAAACGCTGGTGCTCGATGAAGCGGACCGCATGCTGGACCTGGGCTTTTCGCGCGAGCTCGACGCCGTGTTCGCCGCGCTCCCGAAAAAACGCCAGACCCTGCTGTTTTCGGCCACCTTTTCGGACGAGATCCGCGCGCTGGCCGGCAAGCTGCTGATCGACCCGCTGAGCATCGAGGTCAGTCCGCGCAACAGCACCGTCAAGCGCATCCGCCAGTGGGTGGTGCCGGTCGACAAGAAGCGCAAGCCGGAACTGTTCCTGTATCTGCTGAAAAAGCACCGCTGGGGCCAGGTGCTGGTGTTCGTCAAGACGCGCAAGGGCGTGGACCAGCTGGTCGAGACCCTGCAGGCGCAGGGCATCGCGGCCGATTCGATCCATGGCGACAAGCCGCAGCCGGCCAGATTGCGCGCGCTCGACCGTTTCAAGGCGGGCGAAGCGAAGATCCTGGTGGCCACCGACGTGGCCGCGCGCGGACTGGACATCGACGACTTGCCGCAGGTGGTCAATTTCGACCTGCCGATCGTGGCCGAGGATTATATTCACCGCACCGGCCGCACCGGCCGCGCGGGCGCCTCGGGCGAGGCGGTGTCGCTGGTGTGCGCGGACGAAGTGCAGTTGCTTGCCGCCATCGAAATCCTCACCAAACAGACCCTGGAGCGGATCGAGGAGCCTGGTTTCTCGCCCGAACACCGGGTGCCGGTGACCAACACCGCCGGCGAGGTGCTGAAAAAGCCCAAGAAGCCGAAGAAAGCCAAGATCACGGGCGAGGTCTCGACCGTCGACGTGCGTTTCCGCCCGCGCTAA
- the ccoS gene encoding cbb3-type cytochrome oxidase assembly protein CcoS, translating to MESLYLLVPLSVFIVVLAVWVFFGAADSGQFDDLDGPGMRILLDDDEPVEKAPRNDLA from the coding sequence ATGGAATCCTTGTATCTATTGGTCCCCCTGAGCGTCTTCATCGTCGTGCTGGCGGTGTGGGTGTTTTTTGGCGCGGCCGACAGCGGCCAGTTCGACGACCTCGATGGTCCCGGCATGCGCATCCTGCTCGACGACGACGAGCCGGTTGAGAAAGCGCCACGCAACGATCTTGCGTGA